A single window of Hymenobacter sp. APR13 DNA harbors:
- a CDS encoding glycosyltransferase family 2 protein — protein MTVPDYSVVVPVYQGQATLRKLAKQLRHFFEAHGYSFELIFVHDCGPDDSWRVIRDLRQEWGAEVVRAVRLARNFGQHNALLCGFRHARGRFFITLDEDLQHDPADIALLIRRQQEADYDVVYGCYEAIRHAGWRNLSSGLLRRLLRAGIPDLHPDYSPFRLLKASVGGHCLEMRNSYTFLDGYLTWVTAHVGSVPVSHSPRAVGQSAYTIRKLLRHSLNIFVTFSDAPVRLLTYASVLVFLLTTLYSGYILLRKLLYNDLLPGFASLIIAIGFGVGLLLLGMGILGEYIHQINLKTTRRPNYVEAETLD, from the coding sequence ATGACAGTGCCCGACTACTCGGTGGTAGTGCCCGTGTATCAGGGGCAAGCTACTTTGCGTAAGCTGGCGAAGCAGCTCCGCCATTTTTTTGAAGCGCATGGCTACTCTTTCGAACTGATCTTCGTGCACGACTGCGGGCCTGACGACTCGTGGCGCGTAATCCGGGATCTGCGACAAGAATGGGGCGCGGAAGTGGTGCGGGCCGTGCGGCTGGCCCGCAACTTCGGGCAGCACAACGCGCTGCTCTGCGGCTTCCGGCACGCGCGGGGCCGGTTCTTCATCACGCTCGATGAAGACTTGCAGCACGATCCAGCCGACATTGCGCTCCTCATCCGGCGGCAGCAGGAGGCGGACTACGATGTGGTATATGGCTGTTACGAAGCTATCCGGCACGCCGGGTGGCGCAACCTCTCGTCAGGGCTGTTGCGGCGGCTGTTGCGCGCCGGCATTCCCGACTTGCACCCTGACTACTCGCCTTTCCGGCTGCTGAAGGCCAGTGTGGGCGGGCATTGCTTGGAAATGCGCAACTCCTATACCTTTCTGGATGGCTACCTGACCTGGGTAACTGCGCACGTGGGCAGCGTGCCGGTGTCACACAGCCCGCGGGCGGTGGGCCAAAGTGCCTACACGATCCGCAAGCTTCTGCGCCACTCACTCAACATCTTCGTTACATTCTCTGATGCGCCGGTGCGGCTGCTTACTTACGCCTCGGTGCTGGTTTTCCTGCTGACTACGCTCTATTCGGGCTATATCCTGCTGCGCAAGCTGCTCTACAATGATTTGCTGCCGGGGTTCGCCTCGCTGATCATTGCTATTGGCTTTGGCGTGGGCTTGTTGCTGCTGGGTATGGGAATTCTGGGGGAATACATCCACCAGATCAACCTGAAAACCACGCGCCGCCCCAACTATGTGGAAGCCGAAACCCTGGATTAG
- a CDS encoding glycosyltransferase family 2 protein, which produces MKIYAISLVKNEVDIIEHCLRSAAVWAEKIFVYDNGSTDGTWELVQNLAKEIPSIVAWKQDSKPFYEGMRGEVYEAFHHLGEEGDWWCFRLDSDEIYPCNPADTLVNIDKKYQVVAKESIEYVLTHEDIIEYDFTQLTPVNFNNIRYYLPNTYSEVRFIRHRDRLKWQVGRDMPKYMGITSPDRIKVMHFQYRSIPQMINRIRVRKKARDEGFVNWEFADNSDWKNLLFKRSEAIYDTGNHNWKLSAETNNYLPPYYKYIIQRVMRFMKIIP; this is translated from the coding sequence ATGAAAATATATGCTATCAGTCTCGTAAAAAACGAAGTGGACATTATAGAACACTGTTTACGCAGCGCCGCTGTTTGGGCAGAGAAAATCTTTGTTTACGACAATGGTAGTACAGATGGTACTTGGGAGCTGGTGCAAAATCTGGCAAAAGAGATACCTTCAATTGTTGCCTGGAAGCAGGACAGTAAACCTTTTTACGAAGGCATGCGGGGAGAGGTGTATGAAGCTTTTCATCACCTAGGAGAAGAAGGTGACTGGTGGTGCTTTCGGTTGGACAGTGATGAAATTTACCCATGCAATCCTGCAGATACGTTAGTTAATATTGATAAAAAATATCAAGTAGTTGCTAAAGAATCCATAGAGTATGTGTTAACACATGAGGATATTATAGAGTATGATTTTACACAATTAACTCCGGTTAATTTCAATAATATTCGTTATTATCTTCCCAATACTTACTCTGAAGTGAGGTTTATTCGTCATCGTGACAGATTGAAATGGCAGGTCGGACGTGATATGCCGAAATATATGGGTATTACGAGCCCGGATAGGATCAAGGTGATGCATTTTCAGTATCGGTCTATTCCGCAAATGATTAACCGCATTAGAGTTAGAAAAAAAGCTAGGGATGAAGGGTTTGTTAACTGGGAATTTGCTGATAACAGCGACTGGAAGAATCTGTTGTTTAAAAGGAGCGAAGCCATTTATGATACAGGGAACCACAATTGGAAGCTAAGCGCTGAAACGAACAATTATTTGCCCCCATATTACAAGTACATCATACAACGCGTGATGCGGTTTATGAAAATAATTCCATAG
- a CDS encoding WbqC family protein, whose product MSKKVAILQSNYIPWKGYFDLLNSVDDFILYDEVQYTKNDWRNRNRVKTAQGVQWLTIPVRQERLAQKISETKVSDSNWHTRHWRTLAQAYARAPYFEQYRPEIEKLYAPDEVNLSFINQRFIRAVAGWLGVQTRLHSSADFTVDGDQTARLVQLVQAVGGTEYVSGPAAGAYLDVEQFARAGIALTWMSYERYPEYSQLHGPFEHRVSVLDLLLNVGPAARRYMLSFPESRSA is encoded by the coding sequence ATGTCGAAAAAGGTCGCCATCCTGCAGTCCAACTACATTCCCTGGAAGGGCTACTTTGACCTGCTGAACAGCGTTGATGACTTCATCTTATATGATGAGGTGCAGTATACCAAAAACGATTGGCGTAACCGCAACCGCGTTAAAACGGCGCAGGGCGTGCAATGGCTGACTATTCCGGTGCGGCAGGAGCGGCTGGCACAGAAAATCAGCGAAACAAAGGTGTCTGATTCCAATTGGCATACCCGGCACTGGCGCACGTTAGCTCAGGCCTATGCTCGTGCTCCATACTTCGAGCAGTACCGGCCGGAGATTGAGAAGCTATATGCTCCTGATGAAGTAAACCTGAGCTTTATCAATCAGCGCTTCATCAGGGCAGTTGCGGGGTGGCTAGGTGTTCAAACTCGGCTGCACTCGTCAGCCGATTTTACCGTAGACGGTGACCAGACAGCGCGGCTGGTGCAGCTGGTGCAGGCAGTAGGTGGCACCGAGTACGTGTCGGGTCCGGCGGCGGGTGCGTATCTTGATGTCGAGCAGTTTGCCCGAGCGGGCATTGCCCTGACTTGGATGAGCTACGAAAGATACCCCGAATACTCGCAGCTGCACGGCCCGTTTGAACACCGGGTGAGCGTGCTGGATCTGTTACTGAATGTCGGGCCCGCTGCCCGCCGGTACATGTTGTCGTTCCCTGAAAGCCGGTCTGCATGA
- a CDS encoding GDP-L-fucose synthase family protein has translation MNIHAPIYIAGHRGMVGSAIMRRLREAGYDNFILRTSVELDLRNQVAVAEFFAEIKPEYVVLAAAKVGGIQANNIYRGEFLYDNLMIQSNVIHHSYLNGVKKLLFLGSSCIYPKMAPQPLQEESLLTGPLENTNEPYAIAKIAGIKLCDAYRSQYGCNFISAMPTNLYGPHDNYNLQNSHVLPALIRKFHEAKKAGLPEVEVWGTGTPRREFLHADDLADACVWLLENYSEPGLINIGTGEDLSIKELAELVKRTVGYEGDIRFNPEYPDGTPRKLMDVNKLTRHGWKARIGLEEGVAAVYAEFVAQPDAVANR, from the coding sequence ATGAACATTCATGCCCCAATCTATATAGCTGGACACCGTGGCATGGTTGGTTCTGCTATTATGCGCCGTCTGCGCGAAGCTGGCTACGACAACTTTATTTTGCGCACATCTGTAGAGCTAGATCTGCGCAATCAGGTGGCAGTAGCTGAGTTCTTTGCGGAAATCAAGCCGGAGTATGTAGTGCTGGCAGCCGCTAAGGTGGGCGGTATTCAGGCCAATAACATCTATCGGGGGGAGTTTCTATATGACAATCTGATGATTCAGAGCAACGTCATACACCACAGCTACCTCAATGGGGTGAAGAAGCTGCTGTTCCTGGGATCGTCGTGCATTTATCCCAAAATGGCTCCGCAGCCTCTGCAAGAAGAATCGCTGTTGACAGGGCCTCTGGAAAATACCAACGAGCCCTACGCTATTGCTAAAATTGCCGGTATTAAGCTTTGCGATGCTTACCGGAGCCAATACGGTTGCAACTTCATTTCGGCCATGCCCACCAATCTTTATGGGCCGCATGACAACTATAATCTGCAAAACTCACACGTACTGCCAGCACTCATTCGAAAGTTCCACGAAGCAAAGAAGGCTGGCTTGCCTGAAGTAGAGGTGTGGGGTACTGGTACCCCGCGCCGCGAATTTCTGCATGCTGACGACCTAGCAGATGCCTGCGTGTGGTTGCTGGAGAACTACAGCGAACCAGGACTAATAAATATCGGGACTGGAGAAGACTTAAGTATTAAGGAACTGGCCGAACTGGTAAAACGCACTGTGGGCTACGAAGGTGATATTCGGTTTAACCCCGAGTACCCTGATGGTACTCCGCGCAAGCTTATGGACGTAAATAAACTGACTCGCCATGGCTGGAAAGCGCGTATTGGCTTGGAAGAAGGTGTGGCTGCAGTATACGCTGAGTTTGTGGCTCAACCAGATGCCGTCGCTAACCGTTAG
- a CDS encoding lipopolysaccharide biosynthesis protein: MKEYIKRRVLALTQPLRQQGSFAQNFFVSFSGSAAVTVLGFLLTPVMTRIYPPAAYGQFAVFSAAVSNLALLGSMAYQTAIPLPKTKDEALALMQLSAVLAVGSFLITGLALLLFGPWIVAWLQVEALGWWFYLLPVILLLYNLSLLLSSWYTRTKQFRARAGVDVATSVAGRAFTIGWGWATGGHASGLVVGDVFSKLTTFVGLLRSGVHREWGELRRSFSWTQVRAVAYVYREFPFYSLPSAYINTLSAQLPIFFLTSGFGATVVGLYSFSVTLLEIPVGLTGSAIAPVFYQKAAELYHTDLARLRELTLNIYNKLLYVGLLPLGLITVFGDIIFRIAFGARWEMAGVFTGYLGYYYIFKLTSQATGNLYTVLGKQRYLLLTNLLLLLTRAAALAIGVYAHDVNLALLLFGVGSLMCIFLIDMHILHLLQLPVVRIALRTLLLLGITLVLLKGLRLGLEHYLPFLLPA, encoded by the coding sequence ATGAAGGAATATATCAAAAGGCGTGTTCTTGCTCTGACGCAGCCCTTACGGCAGCAAGGGTCGTTCGCGCAGAACTTTTTTGTGTCCTTCTCCGGGTCGGCAGCCGTTACGGTGCTGGGGTTTCTGCTCACGCCAGTAATGACGCGCATTTACCCGCCGGCTGCTTATGGGCAATTTGCCGTATTCAGCGCCGCTGTCAGCAACTTGGCTTTACTTGGTAGCATGGCTTACCAAACAGCTATTCCACTGCCCAAAACCAAAGATGAAGCTTTAGCCCTGATGCAGCTTTCAGCAGTGTTAGCGGTGGGGTCTTTTTTGATTACCGGCTTAGCCCTGTTGCTGTTTGGCCCCTGGATAGTGGCCTGGCTTCAGGTCGAAGCCTTGGGCTGGTGGTTCTACCTGCTACCCGTTATTCTACTGCTCTACAACCTGAGTTTGCTGCTCAGCTCCTGGTACACCCGTACCAAGCAGTTTCGTGCGCGTGCCGGGGTAGATGTAGCCACGTCGGTAGCGGGGCGGGCTTTTACCATTGGCTGGGGCTGGGCTACCGGTGGGCATGCCTCGGGGCTGGTCGTCGGCGACGTATTCAGCAAGCTCACCACGTTCGTCGGGCTGCTGCGCAGCGGTGTGCACCGCGAATGGGGCGAGTTGCGGCGTTCATTTTCGTGGACGCAGGTGCGGGCCGTGGCGTACGTATACCGCGAGTTTCCCTTCTATTCATTGCCCAGCGCCTACATCAACACGCTTTCAGCGCAGCTGCCCATCTTTTTTCTCACCAGCGGGTTCGGAGCCACTGTAGTAGGGTTATATTCCTTTTCGGTTACGCTGCTCGAAATTCCGGTGGGCCTTACTGGTTCGGCCATCGCGCCGGTATTCTACCAAAAAGCTGCCGAGCTGTATCATACTGATCTGGCGCGGCTGCGTGAGCTAACGCTCAATATCTACAACAAGCTGCTCTATGTAGGCCTGTTGCCGTTGGGGCTGATTACTGTTTTTGGCGACATCATCTTTCGAATAGCTTTCGGCGCTCGTTGGGAAATGGCGGGCGTGTTCACAGGGTACTTGGGTTACTACTATATTTTCAAGCTTACCTCGCAGGCAACCGGCAACCTATACACCGTACTTGGCAAGCAACGCTACTTACTGCTTACCAACCTGCTACTGTTGCTCACCCGGGCAGCAGCGTTGGCTATAGGAGTGTACGCGCACGATGTAAATCTGGCCCTGCTGCTATTTGGGGTTGGTAGTCTGATGTGTATATTTCTGATTGACATGCACATTCTGCACCTGCTGCAACTACCTGTAGTGCGCATTGCTCTGCGTACTCTGCTATTATTAGGTATCACCTTAGTCCTACTCAAGGGCCTGCGGCTAGGACTTGAGCACTACCTGCCTTTTCTCCTGCCGGCCTGA
- a CDS encoding STELLO glycosyltransferase family protein codes for MSNTSIVITSIFAPTEAVTKFAALPDYSLVVAGDKKSPADWQAAGVSYLDVSAQEALGFRLSEKLPFNHYGRKMMGYLYAIREGANVIVDTDDDNIPYDDWTFPALDGTFATAPADKGFVNIYKNFTSHHIWPRGYPLDLILDTEHNLKEEELQPQEAKIGIWQGLADSDPDVDAIYRLIDNTEIFFDKRDPIVLPEGTLCPFNSQNTLVRRELFPLLYLPAYVTFRFTDILRGLVAQPIMWVHGYRLGFTQATVLQVRNPHDYMKDFESEIPCYLHPNRVIAAVTRAISPDNTVGENLRRAYAELAKENIVSALEIELLELWLADIEALTN; via the coding sequence ATGTCGAATACTAGTATTGTCATCACCTCCATTTTTGCTCCCACAGAGGCCGTTACCAAGTTTGCTGCCCTGCCAGATTATAGTTTGGTAGTGGCAGGCGACAAAAAGTCGCCTGCCGACTGGCAGGCTGCCGGCGTAAGTTATCTGGACGTATCGGCCCAGGAGGCGCTGGGTTTCCGGCTGAGCGAAAAGCTGCCCTTCAACCACTATGGTCGCAAGATGATGGGCTATCTGTACGCCATTCGTGAAGGGGCTAACGTCATCGTGGATACCGACGACGATAACATCCCTTATGATGACTGGACCTTCCCAGCGCTGGATGGCACGTTTGCGACGGCTCCAGCCGATAAAGGGTTCGTTAATATTTACAAGAATTTTACCAGCCACCACATTTGGCCCCGCGGCTACCCACTCGACCTGATTCTGGATACGGAGCACAATCTAAAGGAAGAGGAGCTACAGCCCCAGGAAGCTAAAATTGGCATCTGGCAGGGTCTGGCCGACTCTGACCCTGATGTGGATGCCATTTACCGGCTGATTGATAACACCGAAATCTTCTTCGACAAGCGCGACCCCATCGTGCTGCCCGAAGGGACTCTGTGCCCGTTTAACTCGCAGAACACGCTGGTACGGCGAGAGTTGTTTCCACTTCTTTACCTGCCGGCGTATGTCACGTTTCGCTTCACTGACATTCTGCGGGGCTTAGTAGCTCAGCCTATCATGTGGGTACATGGTTACCGGCTAGGCTTCACGCAGGCTACGGTTCTGCAGGTGCGTAATCCCCATGATTATATGAAGGATTTCGAAAGCGAAATTCCATGTTACCTGCATCCTAACCGCGTAATTGCGGCCGTCACCCGTGCCATCAGCCCCGATAATACAGTAGGTGAGAATCTACGCCGGGCATACGCGGAGTTGGCTAAGGAAAACATTGTATCAGCGCTGGAAATAGAGCTGTTGGAATTGTGGCTGGCCGATATTGAGGCGCTTACTAACTAG
- a CDS encoding glycosyltransferase family 2 protein: MQDFPSVSVVIPSWNQGRFIGRTLDSILKQDYPGPIEVIVSDGGSTDETVDVLKSYGDRIRWWSARDEGFVDAVTKGVAQATGEILAVQSSDDYYLPGAFRAMAAGFQRHPEASFVSGGEYAIDLAGKIVSSSRPRGEITPRSILFESIPPQHATFVKRRYFEETGGMRRAVDMCADIDQWYRIAHLAPGHYIPEMVAVYQLHPDQRTVTSDKWYPNLVKMVELTEQESRYGSVFQLSDEERRNLYPYWEINWTSKRDPAAARAIALRLLPNLLSYSSRTRRMILGNTVNPVARKVLPRGIVSALRPTEKSAPAASVPAVNLEWWREPVRD; the protein is encoded by the coding sequence ATGCAGGATTTTCCTTCCGTATCCGTTGTGATTCCGTCTTGGAATCAGGGCCGTTTCATTGGCCGGACCCTCGATAGCATCCTCAAGCAGGATTATCCGGGGCCGATAGAGGTTATTGTTTCCGATGGCGGGTCGACCGACGAAACGGTGGACGTGCTAAAGAGCTATGGTGACCGTATCAGATGGTGGTCGGCAAGGGACGAGGGTTTCGTAGATGCCGTAACGAAGGGCGTGGCTCAAGCTACGGGCGAAATTCTGGCAGTACAAAGCTCTGACGACTATTATCTGCCTGGGGCCTTTCGGGCGATGGCAGCTGGTTTCCAACGTCATCCCGAAGCCAGTTTTGTATCGGGTGGAGAGTACGCCATTGATCTGGCCGGTAAAATTGTGAGCAGCAGTAGACCTCGGGGAGAAATTACTCCTCGCAGTATTTTGTTTGAGTCTATTCCACCCCAGCACGCCACTTTCGTCAAGCGCCGCTACTTCGAAGAAACCGGGGGTATGCGCCGTGCCGTGGACATGTGCGCCGACATTGACCAGTGGTACCGCATTGCCCACCTTGCGCCCGGCCACTATATTCCGGAAATGGTAGCCGTGTACCAGTTGCACCCCGATCAGCGTACTGTTACGTCAGATAAGTGGTACCCCAATTTGGTAAAAATGGTGGAGTTGACTGAGCAGGAGTCTCGCTATGGCAGCGTATTTCAACTCAGCGACGAGGAGCGCCGCAACCTGTACCCGTACTGGGAAATTAACTGGACCAGTAAGCGTGACCCCGCTGCAGCCCGCGCCATTGCCTTGCGTCTGCTGCCGAACCTACTTAGCTACAGCAGCCGTACGCGTCGGATGATTCTGGGCAATACTGTCAACCCAGTGGCGAGAAAAGTATTGCCGCGTGGCATAGTAAGCGCTTTGCGACCCACCGAGAAATCTGCGCCTGCAGCTTCGGTCCCAGCCGTTAACCTGGAGTGGTGGCGGGAACCTGTGAGAGATTAG
- a CDS encoding NeuD/PglB/VioB family sugar acetyltransferase, whose translation MPSASRIAILGAGALGQQMAQHLRQQGRRVAGFFDDTCPSATTAEGRVLGPLAAVATEFAAGRFDELLLGIGYRHMARRQQVFDELRADGIPFGQFIHPSAFVDASVQLGPGVFISPGCVLDLNVTLAANVLLYTGCLVAHDTFIGAHSLLAPGVRLAGQVAVGERCFLGIGTTVIDSLALGADVRTGGGSVVTRNLPEPGTYVGVPARRLR comes from the coding sequence ATGCCTTCTGCCTCCCGCATTGCTATACTAGGCGCCGGCGCGCTGGGCCAGCAGATGGCACAGCATCTGCGGCAGCAAGGCAGGAGGGTGGCCGGCTTTTTTGATGATACCTGCCCAAGCGCTACCACCGCCGAAGGGCGCGTGCTGGGCCCGCTGGCGGCAGTGGCAACGGAATTTGCGGCTGGCCGCTTCGATGAGTTGCTGCTCGGTATCGGCTACCGGCACATGGCCCGGCGGCAGCAGGTATTTGATGAGCTTCGGGCGGATGGCATCCCGTTTGGGCAGTTTATCCACCCTAGTGCCTTCGTTGATGCAAGTGTGCAGCTGGGGCCAGGCGTGTTTATCTCGCCGGGCTGCGTGCTCGACCTGAACGTGACACTGGCGGCCAACGTGCTGCTCTACACTGGCTGCTTAGTCGCCCATGATACATTCATCGGCGCGCACTCGCTGCTGGCGCCTGGCGTGCGCCTGGCCGGGCAGGTGGCAGTGGGGGAGAGGTGCTTTTTGGGAATTGGAACCACTGTTATCGACTCGCTGGCGCTGGGGGCTGATGTGCGCACGGGTGGCGGCAGCGTCGTGACGCGCAACCTGCCGGAACCGGGTACTTATGTAGGCGTGCCGGCCCGGCGGTTGCGTTAG
- the gmd gene encoding GDP-mannose 4,6-dehydratase: MKVALITGITGQDGAYLAELLLSKGYQVHGLKRRSSLFNTDRIDHLYQDPHETDVRLKLHYGDLNDSTNLIRIVQEVQPDEIYNLGAMSHVKVSFDTPEYTANADGIGTLRLLEAIRILGLEKKTRIYQASTSELYGLVQAVPQSETTPFYPRSPYAVAKLYAYWITVNYREAYGIYACNGILFNHESPLRGETFVTRKITRAVARISLGLQSKFFLGNIDAKRDWGHAQDYVEAMWRILQQESAEDYVIATGVTTTVREFVRLAFAEVGIEVAFEGEGVDEKARVVSNSNPESQVLPGEIVLEIDPRYFRPTEVELLIGDPTKAKTQLGWEPKHDLASLVKDMVVADVDLFRRDAYLLEGGHKVYNYHE; encoded by the coding sequence ATGAAAGTTGCGCTAATAACCGGCATCACCGGTCAGGATGGAGCCTATTTAGCTGAGTTGTTGCTTAGTAAAGGATATCAGGTCCACGGTCTCAAACGGCGTTCGTCGCTTTTCAATACCGACCGTATTGACCACCTTTACCAAGATCCGCACGAGACGGATGTGCGGCTGAAGCTACATTACGGTGACCTTAATGACTCCACTAACCTGATACGGATTGTGCAGGAAGTGCAGCCCGACGAGATTTACAACCTCGGCGCCATGTCGCACGTGAAGGTGTCGTTTGATACGCCTGAATATACAGCCAACGCCGACGGTATCGGGACTTTACGTCTGTTGGAGGCTATCCGGATACTCGGACTGGAGAAGAAAACCCGAATTTATCAGGCCAGCACCTCAGAGCTTTATGGCTTGGTACAAGCGGTGCCCCAAAGTGAGACAACGCCTTTTTATCCTCGTTCTCCATACGCGGTAGCAAAGCTTTATGCCTATTGGATAACAGTGAACTACCGAGAGGCTTATGGCATTTATGCCTGCAATGGCATTCTATTTAACCACGAAAGTCCATTGCGTGGCGAAACCTTTGTAACCCGCAAAATTACGCGGGCCGTAGCCCGTATTTCTCTGGGTCTGCAGAGTAAGTTCTTCCTGGGCAATATTGACGCGAAGCGTGATTGGGGCCATGCCCAAGATTATGTAGAGGCAATGTGGCGTATTTTACAGCAGGAATCGGCAGAGGATTATGTTATTGCTACAGGCGTGACGACTACTGTGCGCGAGTTTGTGCGTCTGGCCTTTGCCGAGGTAGGCATTGAGGTGGCTTTCGAGGGGGAAGGGGTAGATGAAAAAGCCCGAGTTGTAAGCAACAGCAACCCCGAAAGCCAAGTGCTGCCTGGTGAGATAGTACTTGAAATTGATCCTCGATACTTCCGTCCTACCGAGGTAGAGCTACTTATCGGTGATCCTACCAAAGCAAAAACGCAATTGGGCTGGGAACCTAAGCATGATTTGGCTTCGCTGGTGAAGGATATGGTAGTAGCTGATGTTGATCTGTTTCGTCGTGATGCCTACCTATTAGAGGGAGGACACAAAGTGTATAACTACCATGAGTAG
- a CDS encoding glycosyltransferase yields MRILFLGYWGLHDTLTVSTILPHLRILQERSDVSAVRLVTIERGVDAQAELILALGFNADKISFEPLRSRPGRNVILNKIEDFTRFPAELVKQVAQFRADFILARGAPAGALAYLVWKQTQLPFYVESFEPHADYMLESGVWKRYDPRFLFQRYWEQKQKQLASGLLPVAENYRQQLIKEGVAADRIVTVPCSVDLTAFRNNTVLGAQIRVRLGFPADAVVGVYVGKFGDIYYDQEAYELFRTAAYEFGPAFRLIVLTPNSEATVRAKLAAVGFAPDNVFVTKAPHADVPGYLAAASFAFATIKPAECRRFCSPIKVGEYWAAGLPVLLTEGVGDDSDIIQQEGGGAIFNLSRPETVPAAFRQLQVLLQNPDHRITIRGLAERHRSVERAREAYAQLLPKA; encoded by the coding sequence ATGCGTATTCTTTTTCTTGGTTACTGGGGCCTGCATGACACGCTGACAGTAAGTACGATACTCCCGCACTTGCGCATCTTGCAAGAGCGTTCTGATGTGTCCGCCGTGCGTTTGGTTACCATCGAACGAGGGGTTGACGCGCAAGCGGAGTTGATTCTTGCACTAGGCTTTAATGCCGACAAAATTAGTTTCGAGCCGTTGCGCTCGCGGCCAGGGCGCAACGTCATTCTCAATAAGATAGAAGACTTCACGCGCTTTCCGGCCGAGTTGGTGAAGCAGGTAGCGCAGTTCCGTGCCGACTTCATCTTAGCGCGTGGCGCGCCAGCAGGCGCCTTGGCATATCTGGTCTGGAAGCAAACCCAATTGCCATTTTATGTGGAATCGTTTGAGCCGCACGCTGACTATATGCTGGAGTCAGGCGTGTGGAAGCGCTACGACCCGCGTTTTTTATTTCAGCGATACTGGGAGCAGAAGCAGAAGCAACTAGCTAGCGGTCTGCTGCCGGTAGCCGAGAATTACCGCCAGCAGTTAATTAAGGAGGGCGTAGCCGCCGACCGGATCGTCACGGTGCCTTGCTCCGTTGATCTCACTGCTTTTCGCAATAATACCGTCTTAGGGGCGCAAATACGCGTTCGGTTGGGATTTCCGGCCGATGCTGTTGTAGGAGTGTATGTAGGCAAGTTTGGGGATATCTACTATGATCAAGAAGCGTATGAACTGTTCCGGACGGCCGCCTATGAGTTTGGTCCTGCCTTCCGGCTAATTGTCCTCACCCCCAATTCGGAAGCCACTGTGCGTGCAAAACTCGCAGCGGTTGGTTTCGCGCCAGACAATGTGTTCGTGACCAAAGCGCCCCACGCCGATGTACCCGGATACCTAGCGGCCGCCAGCTTTGCATTTGCTACCATAAAGCCGGCTGAGTGTCGGCGGTTCTGCTCTCCCATCAAGGTAGGAGAGTATTGGGCCGCGGGGTTACCAGTATTGCTGACAGAGGGCGTCGGCGACGACAGCGACATTATTCAGCAGGAGGGCGGCGGCGCTATTTTCAACTTAAGCCGCCCTGAAACCGTGCCTGCTGCTTTCCGGCAGCTTCAGGTTTTGCTTCAGAATCCTGACCACCGCATCACAATCCGGGGGCTGGCTGAACGGCACCGTAGCGTAGAGCGGGCCCGCGAGGCCTATGCGCAGCTTCTGCCCAAGGCATAG
- a CDS encoding glycosyltransferase family 2 protein, with protein sequence MTNTPFFSIVTPTYNRANLIGLTLDSVLAQKFEAWELLIVDDGSKDETAAVVQPYLADPRIQYLSKENAERGAARNYGLARARGEYVIFLDSDDRLHPTHLTTLKQKIAELGQPAFIATKYDFDRDGQRRPSDLSSLPAGPLGFEAFLDGNPLACNICIRRLNPSLYLFEEDRRYAAVEDWMFMLENTQHGGGVQLVDAVTLTMNDHDQRSMRADNQGLIRRLELAAGWMEQHLTLTAGQRRRLLGRVYYLCSIHSHIDGFQAQAMRHALRAIPGLPLRAGVELLIRCAAPPALVQWAKRRMDR encoded by the coding sequence ATGACTAACACGCCTTTTTTCTCCATAGTCACACCTACCTATAATCGGGCTAACCTGATTGGGCTAACGCTGGATTCAGTGCTGGCCCAAAAGTTTGAAGCATGGGAACTGTTGATAGTGGATGATGGGAGCAAGGACGAAACCGCCGCTGTAGTGCAGCCTTACTTGGCCGATCCACGGATTCAATACCTGTCCAAGGAAAACGCTGAGCGCGGCGCAGCCCGGAACTACGGTTTAGCCCGCGCCCGAGGCGAGTACGTGATATTCCTGGATTCAGATGATCGTCTGCATCCCACCCACTTAACTACGCTAAAACAGAAGATTGCGGAGTTAGGCCAGCCTGCTTTTATTGCCACTAAATACGATTTCGACCGCGACGGGCAACGGCGACCCTCCGATCTGTCCTCACTGCCCGCCGGCCCGCTCGGGTTTGAAGCTTTTCTGGATGGCAACCCGCTGGCATGCAATATCTGCATACGCCGCCTGAATCCCAGCCTATACCTCTTTGAGGAAGACCGGCGATATGCAGCTGTCGAGGACTGGATGTTTATGCTGGAAAACACGCAACATGGGGGGGGAGTGCAGCTTGTGGATGCCGTAACGCTGACCATGAACGACCACGACCAGCGCTCGATGAGGGCTGATAACCAGGGCTTGATTCGGCGATTAGAATTAGCAGCCGGATGGATGGAACAGCACCTGACCCTAACTGCTGGACAGCGGCGGCGGCTATTGGGACGGGTTTACTACCTATGCTCCATTCACTCTCACATAGATGGCTTTCAGGCACAAGCCATGCGCCATGCACTACGGGCCATTCCAGGTCTGCCCTTACGGGCAGGGGTTGAGCTACTGATTCGTTGTGCAGCACCTCCTGCTTTAGTACAATGGGCCAAGCGCCGGATGGATCGTTAA